From Lolium perenne isolate Kyuss_39 chromosome 5, Kyuss_2.0, whole genome shotgun sequence, a single genomic window includes:
- the LOC139831698 gene encoding uncharacterized protein: MAGFSSSGPSDPFDSSRFGSSNPFAGPSVAVIRDIPIAERVPVTLSTTAANFFTWKTYFGLLFREYDLLDHVDGTIDLLAMPHDPEWLAIDATVIRWFYQTVSNDIFRTVVRAGDSARTVWAKITGLFTDNKIQRVTFLQQEFFGTHQNDHSLDEYVLKLKSLSDELRDLEFRIDDKIMLSTLSAGLGEDLSNAASNLTLDNA; encoded by the coding sequence ATGGCCGGTTTCTCCTCCTCCGGCCCCTCCGATCCCTTCGACTCCTCTCGCTTCGGCAGCAGCAACCCCTTCGCCGGCCCCTCCGTCGCTGTCATCCGCGACATTCCCATCGCCGAGCGCGTGCCGGTGACGCTCTCCACCACCGCTGCCAACTTCTTCACGTGGAAGACGTACTTCGGGCTGCTCTTCCGCGAGTATGATCTCCTCGATCACGTCGACGGCACCATCGACCTCCTCGCCATGCCGCACGACCCCGAGTGGCTCGCAATCGATGCCACCGTCATCCGCTGGTTTTACCAGACCGTCTCCAACGACATCTTCCGCACCGTCGTCCGGGCTGGCGACTCCGCGCGCACGGTTTGGGCTAAGATCACCGGCCTCTTCACCGACAACAAAATCCAGCGGGTCACCTTCCTCCAGCAGGAGTTCTTCGGCACCCACCAGAACGACCACTCTCTCGACGAGTACGTCCTCAAGCTGAAGAGCCTCTCTGACGAGCTCCGTGACTTGGAGTTTCGGATCGATGACAAGATCATGCTCTCTACCCTGTCGGCGGGTCTCGGCGAGGATCTCAGCAACGCTGCCTCCAACCTcacgcttgataacgcgtga